One part of the Olleya sp. YS genome encodes these proteins:
- a CDS encoding exodeoxyribonuclease III, with the protein MKIISYNVNGIRAAINKGFIDWLKSANPDVVCLQEIKAMEEQLDLDLFTDAGYKFNYWFSAQKKGYSGVAILCKTKPNHVEFGTGIESMDFEGRNLRVDYDNVSIMSMYLPSGTNDARLAHKFEYMNMIHNYLNKLREQIPNLIVCGDYNICHEEIDIHNPKMKGVSGFLPEEREWLGNFIDSGFIDSFRYLNPERQEYSWWSYRANARANNKGWRLDYAMVSQPLQQKIKRAVILPEAKHSDHCPILLEL; encoded by the coding sequence ATGAAAATTATCTCATATAACGTAAATGGAATACGTGCAGCAATCAACAAAGGATTTATAGATTGGCTAAAAAGTGCCAATCCAGATGTAGTATGTTTACAAGAGATAAAAGCAATGGAAGAGCAACTAGATTTAGATTTATTTACAGACGCTGGATATAAATTTAATTATTGGTTTAGTGCTCAAAAAAAAGGCTATAGTGGTGTGGCTATTCTGTGTAAAACTAAACCCAATCATGTCGAATTTGGTACTGGAATAGAATCTATGGATTTTGAAGGCAGAAACCTTCGGGTAGATTATGACAACGTTTCTATAATGAGTATGTATTTACCTTCTGGAACTAATGACGCAAGGTTAGCACATAAGTTTGAATATATGAACATGATTCATAATTATTTAAACAAATTAAGAGAACAAATACCCAATTTAATAGTTTGTGGCGACTATAATATTTGTCACGAAGAAATCGATATCCATAACCCAAAAATGAAAGGCGTTTCTGGATTTTTACCAGAAGAACGTGAGTGGTTAGGAAATTTTATAGATAGCGGATTTATAGATTCGTTTAGATACTTAAACCCAGAACGACAAGAATACTCTTGGTGGAGTTATCGTGCCAATGCTAGAGCAAATAATAAAGGTTGGCGTTTAGATTATGCAATGGTTAGCCAGCCTTTACAACAAAAAATAAAAAGAGCAGTTATATTACCAGAAGCAAAACATAGTGACCATTGTCCTATTTTGTTAGAACTATAA
- a CDS encoding OmpA family protein, producing MKNKIVIILLVICLTSCVSPKVYKELEGKYADLKKENKTLAQENQDLLDLKNSLENDLTVLASKYDDALARKHQLEADYAAIKSKYDNLKASYDALDANSSSAIAANTQKNRELLAQLEAKEQALAAENTRLEQLKKELESRSQRVADLENIIASKEAEMTALKNAISSALTDFEGKGLTVEQRDGKVYVSMENKLLFQSGSWAVGTQGRQAVKQLGSVLGDNPEISVLIEGHTDNAPYPPNGNIKDNWDLSTKRATAIVAILQENPNIKAENLTAAGRGEFAPIAPNTTPEGKAKNRRIEVILTPKLDKITNLLNN from the coding sequence ATGAAAAATAAAATTGTAATTATCTTGCTAGTTATATGTTTAACTAGTTGTGTGTCTCCAAAAGTTTACAAAGAATTAGAAGGGAAATATGCAGACCTTAAAAAGGAAAATAAAACTCTAGCTCAAGAAAATCAGGATTTACTAGACCTGAAAAATAGTCTAGAAAATGATTTAACAGTATTAGCCTCAAAATATGATGATGCACTAGCAAGAAAACATCAACTTGAAGCAGACTATGCAGCAATAAAAAGTAAGTACGATAATTTAAAAGCCTCTTACGATGCGCTAGATGCCAATAGTAGTTCTGCTATTGCTGCAAACACTCAAAAAAACAGAGAGTTACTAGCACAACTAGAAGCAAAAGAGCAAGCGTTAGCTGCAGAAAACACACGTTTAGAACAGCTAAAAAAAGAGTTAGAATCACGCTCACAACGTGTTGCAGACTTAGAAAATATCATTGCCTCTAAAGAAGCCGAGATGACAGCACTTAAAAATGCTATTTCTAGCGCGTTAACAGACTTTGAAGGCAAAGGATTAACCGTAGAGCAACGCGATGGTAAAGTTTACGTTTCTATGGAAAACAAACTATTGTTTCAATCTGGTAGCTGGGCAGTAGGTACACAAGGTCGTCAGGCTGTCAAACAATTAGGAAGCGTTTTAGGAGATAATCCAGAGATTTCTGTGCTTATCGAAGGTCACACAGACAATGCACCATATCCACCAAACGGAAATATAAAAGATAACTGGGATTTATCCACAAAGCGTGCAACAGCAATTGTCGCTATACTACAAGAAAACCCTAATATAAAAGCCGAAAATCTTACTGCTGCTGGACGCGGAGAGTTTGCACCAATTGCACCTAATACAACTCCAGAGGGTAAAGCCAAAAACAGACGTATAGAGGTTATATTAACTCCAAAGTTAGATAAGATTACAAATCTTTTAAATAACTAA
- a CDS encoding aldo/keto reductase, whose product MIYTTLPNTDIKVSKICLGTMTFGNQNTEAEGHAQLDYAVDNGVNFIDTAELYPVPATAETSGRTSVIIGNWLKNKKREDLVIASKIAGTGDYTAHIRTTGFSKSAINEAVNLELKRLQTDYIDLYQLHWPERETNTFGVRDYKHNPNDPWEDNFKEILESLEQVKKEGKIREIGISNEKAWGTMRYLEESKNNNLPRPVTIQNAYSLLNRVFEGDMAEVSHRENIGLLVYSPMAFGVLSGKYIQGTANDKARLNLFPRFARYSSEQSTLATKKYLQLAEQNNLTLAQMSLAFVNQRSFVTSNIIGATNLKQLKENIGSVNTNLSQSILDEIDNIHAIIPNPAP is encoded by the coding sequence ATGATATATACTACTCTTCCAAATACAGATATAAAAGTCAGTAAAATTTGTTTAGGCACCATGACCTTTGGTAACCAAAACACTGAAGCAGAGGGACATGCACAATTAGATTACGCAGTAGATAATGGTGTTAATTTTATTGATACAGCAGAGTTATATCCAGTACCAGCAACAGCAGAAACCTCTGGAAGAACTAGTGTAATCATAGGTAATTGGCTAAAAAATAAAAAACGAGAAGATTTAGTAATAGCTTCTAAAATAGCAGGAACAGGAGATTACACAGCCCACATACGTACAACAGGATTTTCAAAATCGGCAATTAACGAAGCTGTAAATTTAGAGCTTAAAAGATTACAAACAGATTATATAGATTTATACCAACTCCATTGGCCAGAACGTGAAACCAATACCTTTGGAGTTAGAGATTATAAGCACAATCCAAACGATCCTTGGGAAGATAATTTTAAAGAAATTTTAGAATCATTAGAACAAGTAAAAAAAGAAGGTAAAATAAGAGAAATTGGAATCTCCAACGAAAAAGCTTGGGGAACCATGAGATATCTTGAAGAATCTAAGAATAATAATTTACCTAGACCGGTAACTATTCAAAATGCATATTCACTTTTAAATCGTGTTTTTGAAGGCGATATGGCTGAAGTATCGCATCGCGAAAATATAGGATTGTTAGTTTACTCTCCTATGGCTTTTGGTGTATTATCAGGTAAATATATTCAAGGTACAGCAAATGATAAAGCAAGGTTAAATCTCTTTCCAAGATTTGCAAGATACAGTAGTGAGCAATCCACTTTAGCTACTAAAAAATACTTGCAATTAGCTGAGCAAAACAACTTAACTCTAGCGCAAATGTCTCTGGCATTTGTCAATCAAAGATCTTTTGTGACCAGTAATATCATTGGAGCCACTAACCTTAAACAGCTTAAAGAAAATATAGGTAGTGTAAATACAAATTTGTCGCAATCTATATTAGATGAGATTGATAATATTCATGCAATAATCCCTAATCCAGCTCCTTAA
- a CDS encoding fibronectin type III domain-containing protein — MKKTTFILVLLLSLIGLQANSQVLNEPANWPNTNWTVTGTYNTAPTAFEADPTTTANFAFDDDDAGSTSSDNIQAESPIIDLTAAFTAGETWLFVDFDYVFNWISADAIGVEYWDADAGTWNPWGTPIQADTPTPPTDNFCSGTTVAFTSEQLNIAGFTATQLSGFKYRLYYDDGGIWGWGFCINSPTATSQMPPTCPDITGLTATTTGDSTADISWNVGGTETEWQIWVQPAGTGVPTTDGTATMSNMPYPAMGLTPSTAYEVYVRANCGTDGFSNWIGPVNFTTFNTPPPPPVGVTCASGASTFVFTEDFGTDTNTNPSGWTGTGFDGSNGNWDITAVSGNSGGTGPNITWDGVAGGMHLEYEASGNATDIASAITPAIDLSTAVDGAELSFYMHAFGTDMGTLNVGVSTSQTGPFTTEYAWVGDYQATADEAWVPIGVNLDAYLGQVIYIEFSYGGAGTGFEGDMSIDQVRVETCGNFCVAPTGLMVDAITDTTADISWTANNGETAWEIVVQPAGTGVPTGPGTAITTNPYTAMGLSSSTVYEVYILADCGNGMSVWAGPVNFTTLNTPPPPPVGVTCASGSSTFIFTEDFGTDTNTDPSGWTGTGFDGSNGNWDITAVSGNSGGTGPNITWDGVAGGMHLEYEASGNATDIASAITPAIDLSTAVDGAELSFWMHAFGDDIGTLNVGVSTSATGPFTTEYTWIGDYQATADEAWVPIGVNLDAYLGQVIYIEFSYGGAGTGFEGDMSIDQVRVETCGNFCVAPTGLMVDAITDTTADISWTANNGETAWEIVVQPAGTGVPTGPGTAITTNPYTAMGLTATTDYEVYILADCGNGMSVWAGPVNFTTLNTPPPPPVGVTCASGGSTFIFTESFGNDPNTDPIGWTGTGFGGGNGDWDITAESANSAGTGPNITWDGSPGMHLEYEASGNATDIASAITPAIDLTPAIDGAELSFWMHAFGDDIGTLNVGVSTSATGPFTTEFTWAGDYQSTADEAWVPIGINLDAYLGQVIYVEFSYGGAGSGFEGDMSIDQVRVETCGSFCIAPSNITATSITETSADISWTPSGPETQWNYVVQPAGTGVPTSGTTVSTTTVSETALNPATDYEVYVQAICGADTSVWAGPYYFSTLLQFNFTLDCAVDGPQTISYCYENNDTNVFTFTSTDGTPLNLTINAGQVENNFDEVIVLDSDGVTNLNAATPYGAGGQIGGLTFQSTGGTISFQVQSDGSINCQGNGYTSINLTVACATCINPTATFVVVDDCANGNQFLVDVDITSLGDATSLEIADNQGGTPVSVMTTGITQFGPYPFNTNIIFTVSNEQDINCVVTSQAISLAACPPPNDNPCNATVASVNSDESCTVINPGTLIEATDSGVPNGACTTSADDDVWFEFTAVGDQQIIQILNVVGGFNVDHALYEGSDCNNLTQMYCTTDDFSLTPTLTIGNTYYIRVFSAGTTSTSITFDLCIQTLGVPTYCTDALPICADPTIFYPSVVGDQVAPPYLDYDCLGSQPDPQWNTIQFDDPGDYVFQLAQTNAGGTGLDIDFIVWGPFTAQDTGCYELLPPNIADCSFSATATETITLTGVPANSIYIILITNYSQQSGTYNFTQTSGPLDGTNCDVVCDVTLDYDGIVIDQGASAPDGSSDDINLCGYTSVTLTADTAYSVDTYDWYVDGIYQNGINSPTFTATQSGQYQCIVGGGICADFTSSIIANINFFDSATAQQAPALEVCDDENGNGVFDLESQTATILGAQSSTDFVVTYYSTLPNAQAGTNPLVSPYTAANGTTIYVRVEDVDAVGSMSGCASTNTNFSLIVNTSPEATQPIDLLACDDGTGVGIFDLTQNEPLIIGIQTGVLVTYHTSQDDALNGVNPIADPTAYNNMTSPQTIYVRVENALASDCFKTTNFNIELNISPETMFDSSIVYEVCPNATVPITISAEAVNYTTSEVSIKWYNEGVEVVGQTGLDLPTVLTQGTYSIEVTFNDTGCSSTTDVFVSELETCVIPQGISPNGDGFNDNFDLSSYDVQLLEIYNRNGRLVYSKENYSMEWEGQSDDGEMLPVGTYYYVMKYQGTKTKAAWVYINR, encoded by the coding sequence ATGAAAAAAACTACCTTCATTTTAGTTTTGCTTTTATCTTTAATAGGTTTGCAGGCTAATTCACAAGTACTTAATGAGCCAGCCAATTGGCCAAATACCAATTGGACAGTTACTGGAACTTATAACACAGCTCCTACAGCATTTGAAGCAGATCCAACCACTACCGCAAACTTTGCATTTGACGATGATGATGCAGGTAGTACGAGTTCGGATAATATTCAAGCCGAGTCACCAATTATAGATTTGACTGCAGCATTTACTGCAGGAGAGACGTGGTTGTTTGTAGACTTTGATTATGTTTTTAATTGGATAAGTGCAGACGCCATAGGAGTTGAATATTGGGATGCAGATGCTGGGACTTGGAACCCTTGGGGAACTCCAATACAAGCAGATACACCAACACCACCAACAGATAATTTTTGTTCAGGTACTACGGTAGCCTTTACCTCAGAGCAATTAAACATAGCAGGCTTTACTGCGACACAGTTATCAGGATTTAAATACCGTCTATATTATGATGATGGTGGTATCTGGGGATGGGGATTTTGTATAAACTCTCCAACCGCAACCTCACAAATGCCTCCAACTTGTCCAGATATTACAGGTTTAACAGCAACAACTACAGGCGATAGTACTGCAGACATTTCATGGAACGTAGGAGGTACAGAAACCGAGTGGCAAATTTGGGTACAACCAGCAGGAACAGGTGTACCAACAACAGATGGTACAGCAACCATGTCTAACATGCCTTATCCAGCGATGGGGTTAACCCCTAGTACAGCGTATGAAGTATATGTTAGAGCTAATTGTGGTACAGATGGGTTTAGTAATTGGATAGGTCCAGTCAACTTTACAACCTTTAACACACCACCTCCACCACCAGTAGGAGTAACCTGTGCAAGTGGCGCATCGACATTTGTCTTTACAGAAGACTTTGGAACCGATACCAACACCAATCCATCAGGATGGACAGGAACAGGGTTTGATGGTTCTAACGGAAATTGGGACATTACCGCAGTGAGTGGAAACTCAGGTGGTACAGGACCAAACATCACTTGGGATGGAGTTGCAGGAGGCATGCACTTAGAATATGAAGCTTCAGGAAACGCAACAGATATTGCATCAGCCATTACACCTGCAATCGACTTATCGACTGCGGTTGATGGTGCAGAACTATCGTTTTACATGCATGCTTTTGGTACAGATATGGGAACGCTAAACGTAGGTGTTAGCACGTCTCAAACAGGACCATTTACGACAGAATATGCTTGGGTAGGTGACTATCAAGCTACAGCAGATGAAGCTTGGGTACCAATAGGAGTTAACTTAGATGCTTACTTAGGACAAGTCATTTATATAGAATTTAGCTATGGAGGTGCAGGAACAGGATTTGAAGGTGATATGTCTATCGATCAAGTTCGTGTGGAAACCTGTGGAAACTTCTGTGTAGCGCCAACAGGTTTAATGGTAGACGCTATAACAGATACTACAGCAGATATCTCTTGGACAGCTAATAACGGAGAAACCGCTTGGGAGATAGTAGTACAACCAGCAGGAACTGGTGTACCAACAGGACCAGGAACAGCTATTACCACCAATCCTTACACAGCAATGGGATTATCCTCAAGTACAGTGTATGAAGTATACATTCTAGCAGATTGTGGAAACGGAATGAGTGTATGGGCAGGACCAGTTAACTTTACCACACTTAACACACCACCACCACCACCAGTAGGAGTAACTTGTGCAAGTGGATCTTCTACATTTATCTTTACAGAAGACTTTGGAACTGATACCAACACCGATCCATCAGGGTGGACAGGAACAGGGTTTGATGGTTCTAACGGAAATTGGGATATTACTGCAGTGAGTGGAAACTCAGGTGGTACAGGACCAAACATCACTTGGGATGGAGTTGCAGGAGGCATGCACTTAGAATATGAAGCTTCAGGAAACGCAACAGATATTGCATCAGCCATTACACCTGCAATCGACTTATCGACTGCGGTTGATGGTGCAGAGCTATCGTTTTGGATGCATGCTTTTGGGGATGATATCGGTACGTTAAACGTAGGTGTTAGCACCTCTGCAACAGGACCATTTACGACAGAATACACTTGGATAGGTGACTATCAAGCTACAGCAGATGAAGCATGGGTACCAATAGGAGTTAACTTAGATGCTTACTTAGGGCAAGTCATTTATATAGAATTTAGCTATGGAGGTGCAGGAACAGGATTTGAAGGTGATATGTCTATCGATCAAGTTCGTGTAGAAACTTGTGGTAACTTCTGTGTAGCGCCAACAGGTTTAATGGTAGACGCTATAACAGATACTACAGCAGATATCTCTTGGACAGCAAATAACGGAGAAACCGCTTGGGAGATAGTAGTACAACCAGCAGGAACAGGCGTACCAACAGGACCAGGAACAGCTATTACCACCAATCCTTACACAGCAATGGGATTAACTGCAACAACAGATTACGAAGTATATATTCTAGCAGATTGTGGAAACGGAATGAGTGTATGGGCAGGACCAGTTAACTTTACCACGCTTAACACACCACCACCACCACCAGTGGGTGTGACTTGTGCAAGTGGAGGATCTACTTTTATATTTACAGAAAGTTTTGGAAACGATCCCAATACTGATCCAATCGGTTGGACAGGAACCGGTTTTGGAGGCGGAAATGGTGATTGGGATATTACTGCCGAGAGTGCAAACTCTGCAGGAACAGGACCAAACATCACTTGGGACGGTAGCCCAGGAATGCATTTAGAATATGAAGCTTCAGGAAACGCAACAGATATCGCATCAGCCATTACGCCAGCAATCGACTTAACACCTGCAATAGATGGTGCAGAGCTATCGTTTTGGATGCACGCTTTTGGAGATGATATCGGCACGTTAAATGTAGGTGTTAGTACGTCTGCAACAGGACCATTTACGACAGAATTTACATGGGCTGGTGACTATCAATCTACAGCAGATGAAGCATGGGTACCAATAGGAATTAACTTAGACGCTTATTTAGGACAAGTTATTTATGTAGAATTCAGCTATGGAGGTGCAGGTTCAGGATTTGAAGGTGATATGTCTATCGATCAAGTCCGTGTAGAGACTTGTGGTAGCTTCTGTATAGCACCATCGAATATAACAGCAACAAGTATTACAGAAACCTCTGCAGATATTTCTTGGACACCTAGTGGACCAGAAACTCAGTGGAATTATGTGGTGCAACCAGCAGGTACTGGTGTGCCAACATCAGGAACAACCGTTAGTACAACAACAGTGTCTGAAACCGCATTAAACCCAGCAACAGATTATGAAGTCTATGTACAGGCTATTTGTGGTGCAGATACCAGTGTTTGGGCTGGACCATATTATTTTTCAACCTTGTTACAATTTAATTTCACACTTGACTGTGCTGTAGATGGACCACAAACTATTAGTTATTGTTATGAAAATAATGATACTAACGTATTTACATTTACATCTACAGATGGAACTCCACTTAATTTAACCATTAATGCAGGTCAAGTAGAAAATAACTTTGATGAAGTGATTGTTTTAGATTCTGATGGAGTAACTAATTTGAATGCAGCAACTCCTTATGGAGCAGGAGGTCAAATAGGAGGATTAACTTTTCAATCTACAGGAGGCACCATTTCTTTTCAAGTTCAATCTGACGGTAGTATAAATTGCCAAGGAAACGGTTATACTTCAATTAACTTAACAGTAGCTTGTGCTACTTGTATAAATCCAACTGCAACATTTGTAGTTGTAGATGATTGCGCTAATGGAAATCAATTCCTTGTAGATGTTGATATAACTTCTCTTGGAGATGCTACATCTTTAGAGATAGCAGATAATCAAGGCGGAACACCTGTAAGCGTAATGACAACCGGAATAACACAATTTGGACCATATCCTTTCAATACAAATATAATTTTCACGGTGTCCAATGAACAAGATATTAATTGCGTAGTTACAAGTCAAGCGATATCATTAGCTGCTTGCCCACCTCCTAATGATAATCCTTGTAATGCAACAGTAGCATCTGTTAATTCAGATGAATCTTGTACAGTAATAAACCCTGGGACTTTAATAGAAGCGACTGATTCAGGTGTGCCAAATGGAGCTTGTACAACTAGTGCAGATGATGATGTTTGGTTTGAATTTACTGCTGTAGGTGACCAACAAATCATTCAAATACTTAATGTTGTAGGTGGTTTTAATGTTGATCATGCCCTTTATGAGGGTTCAGACTGTAATAACTTGACTCAAATGTATTGTACTACAGATGATTTTAGTTTAACACCAACATTAACTATAGGTAATACATATTATATTAGAGTATTCTCTGCAGGTACAACATCAACATCTATTACATTTGATTTATGTATTCAGACTTTAGGTGTACCAACGTATTGTACAGATGCTTTACCAATTTGTGCTGATCCAACAATATTTTATCCAAGTGTAGTAGGTGATCAAGTTGCGCCACCATATTTAGATTATGATTGTTTAGGAAGTCAACCAGATCCTCAATGGAATACAATTCAATTTGATGATCCAGGTGATTATGTATTCCAATTAGCACAAACAAATGCTGGAGGGACTGGTTTAGATATTGACTTTATTGTTTGGGGGCCTTTTACTGCTCAAGACACTGGTTGTTATGAGTTATTACCTCCAAATATTGCAGATTGTAGTTTCTCTGCTACTGCTACAGAAACTATTACTTTAACTGGAGTACCAGCTAATTCAATTTATATTATTCTTATTACTAACTACTCTCAGCAATCTGGAACTTATAATTTCACACAAACCTCAGGACCGTTAGACGGAACTAATTGTGATGTAGTATGTGATGTAACTTTAGACTACGATGGAATAGTTATAGATCAAGGTGCTTCTGCTCCTGATGGGTCAAGTGATGATATAAATTTATGCGGATATACTTCTGTAACATTAACTGCGGATACTGCATACTCTGTTGATACTTATGATTGGTATGTAGATGGGATTTATCAAAACGGTATTAATTCACCAACTTTTACAGCGACACAATCTGGACAATATCAATGTATAGTTGGTGGTGGTATATGTGCTGATTTTACCTCTTCTATAATAGCAAATATTAATTTCTTTGATTCAGCGACTGCACAACAAGCCCCTGCTTTAGAGGTTTGTGACGATGAAAACGGTAATGGTGTTTTTGATTTAGAATCCCAAACAGCAACTATTTTAGGAGCTCAAAGTAGTACGGACTTTGTTGTAACCTATTATTCAACTTTACCAAATGCTCAAGCTGGAACAAACCCACTTGTTTCACCTTACACAGCAGCAAATGGCACTACAATATATGTAAGAGTTGAAGATGTGGACGCTGTTGGTTCCATGTCTGGTTGTGCTTCTACTAATACTAATTTTAGTTTAATAGTAAATACCTCTCCTGAAGCTACTCAACCAATAGATTTATTAGCTTGTGATGATGGTACTGGAGTTGGAATATTTGATTTAACACAAAATGAACCTCTAATTATTGGAATTCAAACAGGTGTTTTAGTAACATATCACACTTCTCAAGATGATGCATTAAATGGTGTTAATCCAATTGCCGACCCTACTGCTTATAATAACATGACTAGTCCTCAAACAATTTATGTAAGAGTAGAAAATGCTTTAGCTAGTGATTGCTTCAAAACAACTAATTTTAATATTGAATTAAACATCTCCCCAGAGACCATGTTTGATTCTTCTATTGTTTATGAGGTATGTCCAAATGCTACAGTACCAATTACCATTAGTGCAGAAGCGGTTAACTATACGACTTCAGAGGTAAGCATTAAGTGGTATAATGAAGGTGTAGAAGTGGTTGGTCAAACCGGATTAGATTTACCAACAGTATTAACCCAAGGGACTTATAGTATAGAGGTGACCTTTAACGATACAGGATGTTCAAGCACTACAGATGTGTTTGTATCAGAATTAGAAACCTGTGTTATTCCACAAGGTATCTCACCAAATGGTGATGGGTTTAATGATAACTTTGATTTAAGTAGTTACGATGTACAACTATTAGAGATTTACAACCGTAATGGACGATTAGTCTATTCCAAAGAGAACTACTCTATGGAGTGGGAAGGTCAGTCTGATGACGGAGAGATGTTACCAGTAGGGACTTATTACTACGTCATGAAATATCAAGGAACAAAAACAAAAGCCGCTTGGGTATACATAAACAGATAA
- a CDS encoding type IX secretion system membrane protein PorP/SprF → MKKIVYIVFLVFIGVQAQQDPQYTQYMYNMNVVNPAYAGSFDGVAIGALYRSQWVGLEGAPTTGTLAIHSPVGKNVGLGFSLISDEVGPVNETNAYVDFSYTIPVGTGTKLAFGLKAGATFHDIGLTGLDLIDPNDPFFSQNINEITPNIGAGLYFYKPSKFYISASMPNILNSVHLDANGFKIGSETQHFFGAAGYVFDLSEDFKLKPHALAKIAFDAPLSFDVNLNLFMYDFVEVGAGYRLDDSFSGMINFLVAPNLRIGYAYDSIQSQLDVVTNASHEIFVNFDINLPRKVSRSPRYF, encoded by the coding sequence ATGAAAAAAATAGTATATATCGTATTCCTAGTGTTTATAGGTGTACAAGCCCAACAAGATCCACAGTACACACAGTACATGTACAACATGAATGTGGTCAATCCAGCCTATGCAGGTTCATTTGATGGTGTCGCTATAGGCGCGCTATACAGAAGCCAATGGGTAGGGTTGGAAGGAGCACCAACCACAGGGACTCTAGCCATCCACTCGCCAGTAGGTAAAAACGTCGGTTTAGGCTTCTCTTTAATAAGTGATGAAGTCGGACCAGTAAACGAGACCAATGCCTATGTAGATTTCTCCTACACCATACCAGTAGGAACAGGTACCAAATTAGCGTTTGGATTAAAAGCAGGAGCCACGTTTCATGACATTGGGTTAACCGGATTAGATTTAATAGATCCTAACGATCCGTTTTTCTCGCAAAACATAAACGAGATTACACCCAATATTGGAGCAGGACTATATTTTTACAAACCAAGCAAATTTTATATCTCAGCCTCGATGCCAAATATTTTAAACTCGGTACATTTAGATGCCAATGGATTTAAAATAGGATCAGAGACACAGCACTTTTTTGGAGCAGCAGGTTACGTGTTTGATTTATCAGAAGACTTTAAGCTAAAACCACACGCTTTAGCCAAAATAGCATTTGATGCACCACTTAGTTTTGATGTTAATTTAAATCTGTTTATGTATGATTTTGTAGAGGTTGGAGCAGGATACCGTTTGGATGATTCCTTTAGTGGGATGATTAACTTTTTAGTAGCACCAAATTTAAGAATTGGTTATGCCTATGACAGTATCCAATCTCAATTAGATGTAGTGACCAATGCCTCACATGAGATTTTTGTTAATTTTGATATTAACCTTCCAAGAAAAGTATCACGTTCACCACGTTATTTCTAA